In Mustelus asterias chromosome 16, sMusAst1.hap1.1, whole genome shotgun sequence, one DNA window encodes the following:
- the LOC144505290 gene encoding uncharacterized protein LOC144505290 — protein MERNEGTSTMEKPWKCGECGKGFGSPSKLEIHRRSHTGERPFTCTVCGKGFTNSSNLLRHQHIHTEQSSVICSVCGKAISQSSSFQRHQQTHSEERPFTCSVCGKGFTQSSYLLTHQRIHTRESLFICSFCGEGFNRLPRFLKHQRLHTGESPYTCYICGKGFNRPSKLLTHERIHTGERPFGCSMCGKGFTNSSDLLTHQRVHTGERPFTCSICGKGFTRSTHLQTHQLVHTDQRPFKCYDCEKTFKSKKDLLTHQRVHSGETPFTCSEERDSHTSEFTSE, from the coding sequence ATGGAAAGAAATGAGGGCACCAGCACAATGGAAaagccatggaaatgtggggaatgtgggaagggatttggttCCCCATcaaagctggaaattcatcgacgcagtcacactggggagaggccgttcacttgcaccgtgtgtgggaagggattcactaattcatccaatcttctgagacaccagcacattcacactgagcaGAGTTcagtcatctgctctgtgtgtgggaaggcaaTCAGTCAGTCATCGAGCTTTCAGAGACATCAGCAAACTCACAgtgaagagaggccattcacctgctcagtttgtgggaagggattcactcagtcatcctacCTGCTGACGCACCAGCGCATTCATACTAGGGAGAGTCTGTTTATCTGTTCTTTCTGTGGCGAGGGATTTAATCGATTACCCAGGTTTCTGAAacatcagcgacttcacactggggaaagtccATACACCTGCTATATCTGTGGCAAGGGATTTAATCGGCCATCCAAACTACTGACGCatgagcgaattcacactggggagaggccattcggctgctccatgtgtgggaaaggattcactaattCATCTGATCtgttgacacaccagcgagttcacactggggagaggcctttcacctgctctatttgtgggaaaggattcactcgatcaACCCATCTTCAGACACATCAGCTTGtgcacactgatcagagaccttttaaatgttatGACTGTGAGAAGACCTTTAAGAGTAAAAAGGATttactgacacaccagcgagttcacagtggggagacaccgttcacctgctctgaggaAAGGGATtcacacaccagtgagttcacaagcgAGTGA
- the LOC144505291 gene encoding uncharacterized protein LOC144505291 — MERQKDTRTTKKPWKCGDCGKGFNCPSQLEAHRRTHTGERPYTCSVCGRGFTLLSSLRLHQRVHTDERPFKCSDCGKCFKISPDLIKHKLVHTDERPFACSQCEKRFRQSSHLIQHQRIHTGERPYTCSMCGKGFTSSSNLVTHQRIHTGEKIFTCSVCGKGFSQSSNLLTHQQVHTGERPFTCSMCGKRFARSSHLLTHHRVHK, encoded by the coding sequence ATGGAAAGACAAAAAGACACCCGCACTAcgaagaaaccgtggaaatgtggggactgtgggaaaggattcaattgcccatcccagctggaagctcatcggcgcacacacactggggagagaccatatacctgctctgtgtgtgggaggggattcactttGTTGTCCAGCCTTCggttacaccagcgagttcacactgatgagagaccttttaaatgctccgactgtgggaaatgttttaaaatctCACCAGATCTTATTAAACAcaagcttgttcacactgatgagagacccttTGCTTGTTCTcaatgtgagaagagattcagacAGTCATCTCACCTCATtcaacaccagagaattcacactggggagaggccctacacctgctccatgtgtgggaagggattcacttcatCATCCAACTTGGTGACGCACCAAcggattcacacaggggagaagatattcacctgctcagtgtgtgggaaagggtTTTCTCAGTCATCAAATTTGCTGAcgcaccagcaggttcacacaggggagaggccattcacctgctccatgtgtgggaagagatttgcaCGATCATCTCACTTGCTGACACACCAtcgagttcacaagtga